One genomic region from Candidatus Chlorobium masyuteum encodes:
- a CDS encoding NYN domain-containing protein — MAVEKTERLAVLIDADNTQPAIIEGLLAEVAKYGTANVKRIYGDWTTTALRGWKEVLLEFSIQPIQQFGYTKGKNATDSAMIIDAMDLLYTGKFQGFCIVSSDSDFTKLASRIRESGLTVYGFGEKKTPGPFVSACDKFIYTEVLRLKLNENEPIARKSMAELKQDTRLVRLLRNAVEASSDESGWAHLATTGGNIAKQSPEFDPRNYGYIRLGELLEATKLFDFDERVLGNGQSRAIYVRDKRKKG, encoded by the coding sequence ATGGCAGTCGAGAAAACGGAACGGCTTGCGGTTCTTATTGATGCAGATAATACCCAGCCGGCAATTATTGAAGGTTTGCTTGCTGAGGTTGCCAAGTACGGAACGGCAAATGTCAAAAGAATATACGGTGACTGGACGACTACAGCACTGCGGGGATGGAAGGAGGTACTTCTTGAGTTTTCCATCCAGCCGATCCAGCAGTTCGGCTATACCAAAGGGAAAAATGCAACAGACAGTGCCATGATTATTGATGCCATGGATCTTTTGTATACCGGCAAATTTCAGGGGTTCTGCATTGTGTCAAGTGACAGTGATTTTACCAAACTGGCCTCGCGGATCAGGGAGTCCGGACTGACGGTCTACGGATTCGGAGAGAAAAAAACCCCGGGCCCTTTTGTTTCAGCTTGTGACAAGTTCATCTATACGGAGGTTCTTCGCCTGAAACTCAATGAAAACGAACCGATTGCACGCAAGTCGATGGCTGAGCTTAAACAGGATACCCGTCTGGTCCGGTTACTGAGAAATGCGGTTGAAGCCTCCTCTGATGAGAGCGGCTGGGCGCATCTTGCAACGACAGGCGGCAACATCGCCAAGCAATCTCCGGAGTTTGATCCACGAAACTACGGTTATATCAGGCTTGGAGAGTTGCTGGAAGCAACAAAGCTGTTTGATTTTGATGAGAGGGTTCTCGGTAACGGACAATCGAGGGCTATCTATGTGCGTGACAAGCGCAAAAAAGGATGA
- a CDS encoding DUF167 domain-containing protein: MVELREKNGSAVFVVKAQPRSSKSRVCGLYNGGLKVSLKAAPVDDAANRECCDLFSKVFHIPPSRVHIIAGKSSRTKTVMLEGVTLEAATLAFNAYE, translated from the coding sequence ATGGTTGAGCTTCGCGAAAAAAACGGAAGTGCGGTTTTTGTCGTCAAGGCACAGCCCCGGTCATCGAAAAGCAGGGTATGCGGTCTCTATAACGGAGGATTGAAGGTTAGTCTGAAAGCGGCACCTGTGGATGATGCCGCCAACAGGGAGTGTTGTGACCTTTTTTCAAAAGTTTTCCATATTCCCCCCTCCCGGGTGCATATTATTGCAGGGAAGAGTTCCCGGACAAAAACCGTGATGCTGGAAGGGGTCACTCTTGAAGCCGCGACTCTGGCGTTCAACGCTTATGAGTAA
- the dtd gene encoding D-aminoacyl-tRNA deacylase: MRAVVQRVLSASVSASEARYSGIGPGMLVLLGIAPGDGMAEVEWMCRKLAGLRIFNDGEGKMNLSLTESEGELLVVSQFTLYADTSRGNRPGFSGSARFDVAQPLYESFIRMVGLQIAKPVRTGWYGADMQVALVNDGPVTLILDSPLST; the protein is encoded by the coding sequence ATGAGAGCTGTGGTTCAGAGAGTGTTATCGGCCAGTGTCTCTGCAAGTGAAGCTCGATACTCCGGGATCGGTCCGGGTATGCTTGTTCTTCTTGGTATTGCTCCCGGTGACGGTATGGCGGAGGTCGAATGGATGTGCCGCAAGCTTGCCGGTTTGCGGATTTTTAATGACGGTGAGGGTAAAATGAATCTTTCGCTCACTGAGAGTGAGGGAGAGCTTCTGGTTGTTTCACAGTTTACACTCTATGCCGATACAAGCCGGGGCAACCGGCCGGGTTTTTCAGGTTCAGCCCGTTTTGACGTTGCTCAGCCGCTCTACGAAAGTTTTATCCGGATGGTTGGCCTGCAGATTGCAAAGCCGGTCAGGACCGGATGGTATGGGGCGGACATGCAGGTCGCTCTGGTCAATGACGGCCCGGTAACCTTGATTCTTGATTCTCCACTCTCCACATGA
- the bchY gene encoding chlorophyllide a reductase subunit Y, whose amino-acid sequence MQKKSCSTLHPQSMCPAFGGLRVLTRIDGVQVCLAADQGCLYGLTFVSHFYAARKSIISPELMNVQISGGTMIDDLRRTIEEIARDPAVRFIPVVSTCVAETAGIAEELLPRKAGNAEVLLVRLPAFQIRTHPEAKDVAVATLIKRFGNFAAPKKAKSLVVLGEIFPVDAMTIGSVLQKIGVESVIVLPGTSLEDYIEAAEAEACAVLHPFYEKSVSLLEEHGVKIVKGNPIGANATAQWIGRIGEALALDPSTVQAVAEEEARKSREVLNQFKHLKGKVIVAGYEGNELPVVRLLLEAGLEVPYASTSISRMALGEEDHRVLSMLGTEIRYRKYLEEDMQAVEEYHPDLVIGTTSLDSFAKERGIPAIYYTNNISARPLFFAAGAATVLGMISGLLGKKEVFMKMKEYFEE is encoded by the coding sequence ATGCAGAAAAAGAGTTGTAGCACGTTGCACCCGCAGTCCATGTGTCCGGCTTTCGGCGGGCTGAGGGTATTGACAAGAATTGACGGTGTTCAGGTCTGTCTGGCTGCCGACCAGGGTTGTCTTTACGGGCTGACGTTTGTCTCCCATTTCTATGCGGCCCGCAAATCCATCATCTCTCCGGAGTTGATGAATGTGCAGATTTCCGGCGGAACCATGATTGATGATCTTCGCCGTACCATTGAAGAGATCGCCCGCGACCCTGCGGTTCGGTTCATTCCGGTTGTCAGTACCTGTGTTGCTGAAACGGCCGGGATTGCCGAGGAGCTGCTGCCCCGGAAGGCCGGAAATGCTGAAGTGCTGCTTGTCCGCCTCCCTGCATTTCAGATCAGAACCCATCCCGAGGCAAAGGATGTTGCTGTAGCCACACTCATAAAGCGGTTCGGGAATTTCGCCGCACCGAAAAAAGCAAAATCGCTGGTGGTACTTGGAGAGATTTTTCCGGTTGATGCCATGACCATTGGATCGGTGCTGCAGAAAATCGGTGTCGAATCGGTGATTGTGCTCCCCGGAACATCGCTTGAGGACTATATCGAGGCCGCAGAGGCCGAGGCTTGTGCCGTGCTGCATCCCTTTTATGAAAAATCCGTTTCGCTGCTTGAAGAGCATGGGGTAAAAATTGTCAAGGGAAACCCGATCGGAGCCAACGCTACAGCGCAGTGGATAGGCCGTATCGGTGAGGCGCTTGCTCTTGACCCCTCTACGGTTCAGGCTGTTGCGGAAGAGGAGGCCCGGAAATCAAGAGAGGTACTTAATCAGTTCAAGCACCTTAAAGGAAAGGTTATAGTGGCCGGTTATGAAGGCAATGAACTGCCGGTTGTGCGTCTTCTGCTGGAAGCCGGGCTTGAAGTTCCTTATGCATCAACCTCTATTTCGCGGATGGCGCTCGGCGAGGAGGATCACAGGGTGCTCTCCATGCTCGGAACCGAGATCCGATACCGCAAATATCTTGAAGAGGATATGCAGGCTGTAGAGGAGTACCATCCGGATCTGGTGATCGGCACAACCTCACTCGACAGTTTTGCCAAAGAGCGGGGAATTCCGGCAATCTACTATACTAACAATATTTCCGCCCGCCCGCTCTTTTTTGCAGCGGGAGCGGCAACGGTACTCGGCATGATCAGCGGACTTCTCGGCAAAAAAGAGGTGTTCATGAAGATGAAGGAGTACTTTGAAGAGTGA
- a CDS encoding heavy-metal-associated domain-containing protein, which yields MKHDLEVSGMSCSGCEMLIKEALEELDGVLEAEASHSTGRVTVECDPSKVTLAAITETIQAEGFTVKG from the coding sequence ATGAAACATGATTTAGAGGTAAGCGGCATGAGCTGCAGCGGTTGTGAGATGCTCATCAAGGAGGCTCTTGAAGAGCTTGACGGTGTTCTGGAAGCCGAGGCATCTCATTCTACAGGCAGGGTTACGGTTGAGTGCGATCCGTCAAAGGTCACTCTTGCTGCAATAACGGAAACTATTCAGGCAGAGGGCTTTACGGTTAAGGGGTAA
- the xseA gene encoding exodeoxyribonuclease VII large subunit yields MSTEILSVSELTQQIKTELEMTFPAVKVKGEISNYKRHSSGHSYLTLKDDGAQIPAVIWKNTGIRLAVELRDGINVVAEGRLEVYPPSGRYQLICTAVTAAGEGALQQAFAELLQKLAKAGYFAAERKKPIPAIPETIALITSSTGAVIEDMSKVLERRFPAARVLLYPVKVQGTDAAESVAAGIAWFNETKNPAHRPDVIIIARGGGSLEDLQAFNGEVVANALYHSSIPVISAIGHETDLTIADMTADLRAGTPSIAAELAVPDTGELLRRIETLQSKQDRAVQNKVEGAERQIYSICSSYAFNRPPLQMEQFEERITTLLDRTTKTIRNRYTEKAERYASLLQQLALLDYRKTLERGYVLVKKEGKFMTGIAELHPDDRVDLLFHEGTLPAVISRDQK; encoded by the coding sequence ATGAGCACAGAGATTCTTTCGGTCAGTGAGCTGACTCAGCAGATCAAGACAGAGCTTGAAATGACTTTTCCTGCTGTCAAGGTCAAGGGTGAAATATCAAACTACAAGCGGCACAGTTCGGGTCACAGTTATCTGACACTGAAAGACGATGGAGCCCAGATTCCGGCCGTCATCTGGAAAAACACCGGAATCAGGCTTGCCGTTGAACTCAGGGATGGCATCAATGTTGTGGCCGAAGGGCGACTTGAGGTCTATCCTCCATCCGGACGCTATCAGCTCATCTGTACCGCTGTGACTGCGGCCGGAGAGGGGGCTCTTCAGCAGGCATTTGCCGAACTCCTGCAAAAACTCGCAAAAGCCGGCTATTTCGCCGCAGAGCGGAAAAAGCCGATTCCCGCCATACCCGAAACTATCGCGCTCATCACCTCTTCCACAGGAGCGGTCATCGAGGATATGAGCAAGGTGCTTGAACGAAGATTTCCTGCTGCAAGAGTTCTTCTCTATCCGGTCAAGGTTCAGGGAACCGATGCCGCCGAATCAGTAGCAGCAGGTATCGCCTGGTTCAACGAAACAAAAAATCCTGCACACCGGCCGGATGTTATCATTATCGCACGTGGAGGAGGTTCACTTGAAGATCTGCAGGCCTTCAACGGAGAGGTTGTGGCCAATGCCCTTTACCACTCATCTATTCCGGTAATCAGTGCCATCGGTCACGAAACCGATCTGACCATTGCTGATATGACCGCAGATCTCAGGGCCGGAACTCCCTCGATTGCGGCCGAACTGGCCGTACCTGACACAGGAGAGCTTCTCCGCCGGATTGAGACTCTGCAGTCAAAACAGGATCGGGCGGTACAGAACAAAGTTGAGGGAGCAGAACGTCAGATCTACTCTATCTGTAGCAGCTATGCTTTCAACCGCCCTCCGCTTCAGATGGAGCAGTTTGAAGAGCGGATCACCACCCTTCTTGACCGAACGACAAAAACAATCCGGAACAGGTACACGGAAAAGGCGGAGCGCTACGCATCCCTGCTTCAGCAGCTTGCACTGCTCGATTACCGAAAAACGCTTGAACGCGGCTATGTACTGGTAAAAAAAGAGGGGAAATTCATGACCGGCATAGCAGAACTGCACCCTGACGACAGGGTCGATCTGCTCTTTCACGAAGGAACGTTGCCCGCCGTGATAAGCCGTGATCAGAAATGA
- the frr gene encoding ribosome recycling factor translates to MSVRDVAQKTEQKMKKTIEAFQHEIASIRTGKATTALLDRVKVEAYGQQMPLKQVGNVGVLDVHTLMVQVWDKSMVSATEKAIRDANLGLNPSADGQNIRVSIPPLTEERRKEFVKLTKKFGEDSKVSLRNLRRDMIHEIEKLEKDKAISEDDKNRGKKEADELLHKSEKQLTDIMTAKEKEIMEV, encoded by the coding sequence ATGAGTGTCAGGGATGTTGCTCAGAAAACTGAGCAGAAAATGAAAAAGACCATTGAGGCGTTTCAGCATGAAATCGCTTCAATCAGAACGGGAAAGGCAACAACAGCACTGCTTGACCGTGTCAAGGTGGAAGCCTACGGTCAGCAGATGCCGCTCAAACAGGTTGGTAATGTCGGAGTGCTTGATGTTCACACCCTCATGGTTCAGGTCTGGGACAAATCAATGGTTTCAGCAACCGAAAAAGCCATCCGTGACGCAAACCTCGGCCTCAATCCGTCCGCCGATGGTCAGAACATCCGGGTAAGCATTCCGCCTCTTACTGAAGAGCGCCGCAAAGAGTTTGTAAAGCTCACCAAAAAATTCGGAGAGGATTCAAAAGTGTCACTGCGTAATCTCCGCCGCGACATGATTCATGAGATTGAAAAACTCGAAAAGGATAAAGCCATCAGCGAAGATGACAAAAATCGCGGCAAAAAAGAGGCCGATGAGCTGCTGCACAAATCCGAAAAACAGCTTACCGATATCATGACAGCCAAAGAGAAAGAGATCATGGAAGTTTGA
- a CDS encoding SPOR domain-containing protein, which translates to MTNHDFIEELAGLLAMESQEAHALLNSFLGAMVAEFLACGKLSVKGLGRFSVRKLAPVKKITVSGTVYTPPCNRMIFERGSFGGDDTVRIAVSRVSMSPDDANRFGRTLAKVLVRAFKEKRELVFNGFGRFTLQEGGYGFVAESTLEALLNREYQDLEEVVVLPQDRVPTGSRRKAAPFLILVSAAIAAGVLLVFLYGRQFAESIPFSVATFSQRSASVSPNSNPPVSSETVTPAQGGGADSLVLEKEDYTIILATFRSGSTARKEISPLRSKGITAFVWPAFSGAVKYHRVTTGRFSGREEASAHLKRLPEKTAGSAYIQHVIKRVVLHAEKEL; encoded by the coding sequence ATGACCAACCATGATTTTATTGAGGAGCTGGCGGGTCTGCTTGCTATGGAAAGTCAAGAGGCTCATGCTCTTCTGAACAGTTTTTTAGGCGCCATGGTCGCCGAGTTTCTTGCTTGCGGAAAGCTCTCCGTGAAGGGTCTCGGCAGATTTTCTGTCAGGAAGCTTGCGCCGGTTAAAAAGATTACGGTTTCCGGTACGGTTTATACTCCCCCCTGTAACAGGATGATATTCGAGCGAGGGAGTTTCGGGGGTGATGATACCGTGCGTATAGCTGTTTCGAGAGTTTCGATGAGTCCGGACGATGCCAACCGGTTTGGCCGGACTCTTGCCAAAGTTCTTGTCCGAGCATTCAAGGAGAAACGGGAGCTGGTTTTCAACGGTTTTGGCCGTTTCACTCTTCAGGAGGGAGGTTACGGGTTTGTTGCGGAGAGCACTCTGGAAGCTCTGTTGAACAGGGAGTATCAGGATCTGGAGGAGGTTGTTGTTTTGCCGCAGGATCGGGTTCCGACCGGCAGCAGACGTAAAGCAGCGCCTTTCCTGATTCTCGTTTCGGCAGCGATCGCTGCCGGAGTGCTGCTTGTTTTTCTTTATGGCCGACAGTTCGCTGAAAGCATTCCATTCTCTGTTGCGACTTTTTCACAACGCTCAGCTTCAGTCAGCCCGAACAGCAATCCTCCGGTCAGTTCTGAAACGGTTACACCCGCTCAGGGCGGGGGTGCAGACTCTCTTGTTCTTGAAAAAGAGGACTATACGATCATACTGGCAACCTTCCGTTCCGGGAGTACCGCCCGTAAAGAGATCAGCCCTTTGCGTTCAAAGGGCATTACAGCATTTGTCTGGCCTGCATTCTCCGGGGCAGTGAAATACCACAGGGTCACGACGGGCAGGTTTTCAGGCAGAGAAGAAGCTTCAGCACATCTTAAAAGGCTGCCTGAAAAAACGGCTGGCAGCGCATATATCCAACATGTTATCAAGAGGGTTGTTCTTCATGCAGAAAAAGAGTTGTAG
- a CDS encoding citrate synthase encodes MAVTDPRNSLTVTDNRTGKTYELPVENGTINTMDLRQIQVSAEDFGLLGYDPGFLNTASCKSRITYIDGDKGILRYRGYPIEQLAEHSHFLETSYLLIKGELPDKERLAVWTYNIRHHTMTHANLVKFMDGFRYDAHPMGILVGTVGALSTFYRDAKDIGNEESRKLQVRRLIGKIPTLAAMSFRHSLGFPYVLPDNELSYTGNFLSMMFKMTEIHYKPNPVLERALDVLFILHADHEQNCSTNAVRAVASSGVDPYTAIAAGCAALYGPLHGGANEAVIHMLLKIGSVDKVPEFIASVKSGEGRLMGFGHRVYKNYDPRAKIIKEIAFQVFEETGRSPLLDIALELERIALEDEYFINRKLYPNVDFYSGLIYQAMGFPMDMFPVLFAIGRIPGWLSQWIEQVKDPEQKIARPRQIYLGEETRDFVPMEMRPKNRLDEQKIGICRL; translated from the coding sequence ATGGCCGTTACAGACCCAAGAAATTCCCTGACCGTTACTGATAACAGGACCGGAAAAACCTATGAACTTCCGGTTGAGAACGGTACCATCAATACCATGGATCTTCGTCAGATACAGGTTTCTGCTGAGGATTTCGGGCTTTTGGGCTATGACCCCGGTTTTTTAAATACAGCATCCTGCAAAAGCCGTATTACCTACATTGATGGTGATAAAGGTATTTTGCGTTATCGAGGCTATCCAATCGAACAGCTTGCAGAGCACAGCCATTTTCTGGAAACCTCATACCTTCTTATCAAGGGTGAGCTTCCCGACAAGGAGAGGCTGGCGGTATGGACTTACAATATCCGCCATCATACCATGACCCATGCCAATCTGGTCAAGTTCATGGACGGGTTCCGCTACGATGCTCATCCGATGGGGATTCTTGTCGGCACAGTAGGCGCGCTCTCTACTTTTTATCGTGATGCGAAGGATATCGGTAATGAAGAGTCCCGTAAACTCCAGGTGCGGCGTCTTATAGGCAAGATACCCACGCTGGCGGCAATGAGCTTCCGTCACAGTCTCGGGTTTCCCTATGTTCTGCCTGATAATGAGTTGAGCTATACCGGCAATTTTCTCTCCATGATGTTCAAGATGACTGAAATACACTACAAGCCAAATCCGGTGCTTGAACGTGCCCTCGATGTGCTCTTTATCCTGCATGCTGATCATGAACAGAACTGTTCAACCAATGCCGTCCGGGCTGTAGCCAGTTCCGGAGTCGATCCCTATACAGCAATTGCTGCCGGTTGCGCGGCTCTTTACGGGCCATTGCATGGCGGTGCAAACGAGGCGGTTATCCATATGCTGCTGAAAATCGGATCGGTTGACAAGGTTCCGGAGTTTATTGCATCGGTCAAGAGCGGGGAAGGCCGTCTTATGGGCTTTGGCCACAGGGTGTATAAAAATTATGATCCAAGGGCAAAAATTATCAAGGAGATCGCTTTCCAGGTTTTTGAAGAGACCGGTCGCAGCCCTCTGCTCGATATTGCTCTTGAGCTGGAGAGAATTGCTCTTGAGGATGAATATTTTATCAATCGGAAGCTCTATCCGAATGTGGATTTTTATTCCGGTCTGATCTACCAGGCGATGGGATTTCCGATGGATATGTTTCCGGTTCTCTTTGCTATCGGAAGGATACCCGGATGGCTTTCACAGTGGATTGAGCAGGTTAAGGATCCTGAGCAGAAAATTGCGAGACCCCGTCAGATCTACCTCGGAGAGGAAACGCGGGATTTTGTACCGATGGAGATGCGCCCGAAAAACAGGCTGGATGAGCAGAAAATAGGGATCTGCAGACTATAA
- the gatC gene encoding Asp-tRNA(Asn)/Glu-tRNA(Gln) amidotransferase subunit GatC produces the protein MSVTSKDVAYIADLARLRFNEEETIVMTSELNNILHYIEKLNEVDTEGVEPLSSIHDQINVLREDVELQPLTSEDVLKNAPQRQDRFFKVPKVIG, from the coding sequence ATGTCGGTTACGTCCAAAGATGTTGCCTATATCGCCGATCTGGCCCGCCTCAGGTTCAATGAAGAGGAGACAATTGTCATGACCAGCGAGCTCAACAACATTCTTCACTATATCGAGAAGCTCAATGAAGTTGATACTGAAGGTGTTGAACCGCTCAGCAGTATCCATGACCAGATCAACGTACTCCGTGAGGATGTTGAGCTTCAGCCGCTCACATCGGAGGATGTCCTGAAGAATGCCCCTCAGAGGCAGGATCGTTTTTTCAAAGTACCCAAGGTTATCGGGTAA
- the rpmE gene encoding 50S ribosomal protein L31 has product MKQDIHPKYTSVTVNCANCGNSFETRSTRPTIKVDICNNCHPFYTGKQTLVDTAGRVERFNKRFAKSTAAQAGAK; this is encoded by the coding sequence ATGAAACAAGATATTCACCCAAAGTATACAAGCGTCACCGTCAACTGTGCAAACTGCGGCAACAGCTTTGAGACCCGTTCTACCAGACCGACCATCAAGGTTGATATCTGCAATAACTGCCATCCGTTCTATACCGGCAAGCAGACCCTTGTTGACACCGCCGGACGCGTTGAACGTTTCAACAAACGCTTCGCAAAATCCACCGCAGCACAGGCCGGCGCCAAGTAA
- the kdsB gene encoding 3-deoxy-manno-octulosonate cytidylyltransferase, giving the protein MKAVILIPARLDSSRLEKKMLADLEGEPLIVRTWRQALKSRLAARVVVATDSLEIASVLEERGAEVVMTSPSARCGTERIAEAARVTGGDVFVNLQGDEPLISPENIDLALQPFFSANPPDCSTLVFPMQPDERNQIEDPHVVKVVMDRKGFALFFSRSPIPYTRTKMPTTTFYRHIGLYAFSAAVLEQFAALQPSMLEEEESLEQLRLLENGFRIRCITTSVDNPGVNTPEELEQVRAIIRGGGAVDCCRTP; this is encoded by the coding sequence ATGAAAGCTGTTATCCTTATTCCTGCCAGGCTTGATTCCAGCCGTCTTGAAAAAAAAATGCTTGCCGATCTTGAGGGGGAACCGCTCATTGTCCGTACCTGGCGGCAGGCTCTTAAATCCCGGCTTGCAGCACGCGTTGTTGTAGCTACCGACAGTCTGGAGATCGCTTCTGTTCTGGAAGAGCGGGGAGCTGAAGTTGTTATGACTTCGCCCTCGGCACGCTGCGGCACGGAGCGGATTGCTGAAGCAGCAAGAGTGACCGGCGGAGATGTTTTTGTCAATCTGCAGGGTGATGAACCGCTTATCAGTCCTGAAAATATCGATCTTGCGCTTCAGCCATTTTTTTCTGCAAATCCCCCGGATTGCTCTACCCTTGTTTTTCCCATGCAGCCCGATGAGCGGAATCAGATTGAGGACCCTCATGTGGTGAAGGTCGTTATGGATCGCAAGGGGTTTGCGCTCTTTTTTTCACGCAGTCCGATACCATACACGAGAACAAAGATGCCGACGACAACCTTTTATCGTCATATAGGGCTCTATGCGTTCAGTGCAGCAGTTCTTGAGCAATTTGCAGCACTTCAGCCATCGATGCTTGAAGAGGAGGAGTCGCTTGAGCAGCTCCGGCTGCTGGAGAATGGTTTTCGAATCCGGTGCATCACAACAAGCGTTGATAACCCCGGTGTCAATACCCCTGAAGAGCTTGAACAGGTTCGTGCCATTATCAGGGGGGGGGGGGCGGTTGATTGCTGCAGAACACCTTGA
- a CDS encoding Lcl C-terminal domain-containing protein, whose product MFLIYCFGMVMVSEVSRAASYRIGDKFGGGIIFYVDVTGQHGLIAAPEDIVIRYTDVWNKSPWAGVYRWSTGQEETVNNSDYAMQLLSDTRHELGQGRANTAKILAKYPAVTYPRSAAAIVRAYRGGGFSDWFLPSKDELNQLYINRALCGSFAGDYYWSSSEMTSDTAWYQYFSDGYQGGGTKSYYSRVRPVRAF is encoded by the coding sequence GTGTTTCTGATTTATTGTTTCGGTATGGTGATGGTGTCGGAGGTATCCCGGGCTGCTTCATACAGGATTGGTGACAAGTTCGGGGGAGGTATCATTTTTTACGTCGATGTGACCGGCCAGCACGGCCTGATTGCTGCTCCTGAAGACATCGTTATCCGATATACTGATGTCTGGAATAAGTCACCATGGGCGGGGGTATATCGCTGGAGTACCGGACAGGAAGAAACCGTGAATAACAGTGATTATGCTATGCAGCTACTCTCTGATACAAGACACGAACTTGGTCAGGGCAGAGCTAATACCGCAAAGATTCTGGCGAAATATCCTGCAGTAACCTATCCCAGGAGCGCAGCAGCTATCGTTCGGGCATATCGGGGTGGTGGTTTCAGTGACTGGTTTCTTCCAAGCAAGGATGAACTGAACCAGCTCTACATCAACAGGGCGCTATGCGGTTCCTTTGCCGGAGACTACTACTGGAGCTCCTCCGAAATGACCTCTGATACGGCATGGTACCAGTACTTCAGCGATGGTTATCAGGGTGGAGGAACAAAGTCCTACTACAGTCGTGTTCGTCCAGTGCGTGCTTTTTAG